The Haloplanus salinarum genome includes a region encoding these proteins:
- a CDS encoding ABC transporter permease, producing the protein MNRTSRFRFGYLPVAAIVYALLLVPVILIIVTSLTTSSVPTIPTDELSLEWYAELAGDDQIISALVVSTVVAVSSAIISGLIGTITAFGFVRSDFPYKQTVSTVLLLPLMISPVITGLAIVQYAGMIRLPGDYPALILGHVVLTLPYVFLIIRARLVTFDETLEQASLIMGANRLETTLNVTLPIIAPSVFTGGLIAFVVSFGEFTATQFLISPGTTTVPVIIYTELRTGLTPTISALATVLAVIMLVAAILGEVSGGDA; encoded by the coding sequence ATGAACCGCACCAGTCGGTTCAGGTTCGGCTACCTCCCGGTCGCGGCGATCGTGTACGCGCTGTTGCTCGTGCCCGTGATCCTCATCATCGTCACGTCGCTGACGACGTCGTCGGTGCCGACCATCCCGACGGACGAGCTGAGTCTGGAGTGGTACGCCGAACTGGCGGGAGACGATCAGATCATCAGCGCGCTCGTCGTCAGTACCGTCGTGGCGGTCTCTTCGGCGATCATCTCGGGGCTCATCGGAACGATCACCGCGTTCGGGTTCGTCCGCAGCGACTTCCCGTACAAGCAGACGGTCTCGACGGTGCTCCTGCTCCCGCTGATGATCTCGCCGGTCATCACCGGACTGGCCATCGTCCAGTACGCGGGGATGATCCGACTGCCGGGGGACTACCCCGCACTGATCCTCGGACACGTCGTGCTCACGCTCCCGTACGTGTTCCTCATCATCCGCGCACGACTCGTCACGTTCGACGAGACGCTCGAACAGGCGTCGCTGATCATGGGTGCCAACCGGTTGGAGACGACCCTCAACGTGACGCTCCCCATCATCGCGCCGAGCGTCTTCACCGGCGGGCTGATCGCTTTCGTCGTCTCCTTCGGCGAGTTCACCGCGACCCAGTTCCTCATCTCGCCCGGCACCACGACCGTGCCGGTCATCATCTACACGGAGCTGCGAACCGGGCTGACGCCGACGATCAGCGCCCTCGCGACGGTGCTCGCGGTGATCATGCTGGTCGCCGCGATCCTCGGCGAAGTCAGCGGCGGCGACGCCTGA
- a CDS encoding urea carboxylase-associated family protein, with amino-acid sequence MQERRIPEKRGAAFEVAAGETFDVTDVEGQQVADLVAFAAEDPTERFSTKYTYRRSGRISVTEGDTLYTTEGEPILSITADDCGDHDLLYGPCNEWILTDYYGQSGGNGCRENLAEAVEPLGVDPALVLETLNVFMRAEISDGHIDIQEPQSTPGDTVRFRAERDCYVAVSACAGESTVNAGETGPIDVAVPDGTDLHTNW; translated from the coding sequence ATGCAAGAACGACGAATTCCCGAGAAGCGCGGCGCCGCGTTCGAAGTGGCGGCAGGAGAGACGTTCGACGTGACCGACGTCGAGGGCCAACAGGTGGCCGACCTGGTCGCGTTCGCCGCCGAGGACCCCACCGAGCGGTTCTCGACGAAGTACACGTACCGCCGGAGCGGACGGATCAGCGTGACCGAGGGGGACACCCTGTACACGACCGAGGGAGAACCGATCCTCTCCATCACGGCCGACGACTGCGGCGACCACGACCTCCTGTACGGCCCGTGCAACGAGTGGATCCTCACGGACTACTACGGGCAGTCGGGGGGCAACGGCTGCCGCGAAAACCTCGCGGAGGCCGTCGAACCGCTGGGCGTCGATCCGGCTCTCGTCCTCGAGACGCTGAACGTCTTCATGCGAGCCGAGATCAGCGACGGACATATCGACATCCAAGAACCGCAGTCGACGCCGGGAGACACCGTCCGGTTCCGCGCGGAGCGGGACTGCTACGTCGCGGTGTCCGCGTGTGCGGGCGAGTCGACGGTCAACGCCGGCGAGACCGGCCCCATCGACGTCGCCGTTCCCGACGGGACGGACCTGCACACGAACTGGTAA
- a CDS encoding aspartate aminotransferase family protein, translating into MDDHLVETYRSSTPNSRNLYERAAAVMPGGDTRSVTYHDPYPSFVESGSGCRLRTEDGETLLDFLNNYTQSVLGHAPPAVVEAVTERFERGNGFGAPTEEAVTLAERLVDRVPSIERVRFANSGTEATMNAIRGAMAHTGKETILKVDGGYHGTHDTVEVAVDAAGREHRGIPRDVENRVLTTPFNDSEALKEVFATAGDDLACFILEPLMGVAGGLPADESFLRTARDLTEDHGVPLVFDEVMTFRLAYGGAQERYGVTPDLTALGKFIGGGLPVGAFGGRADIMSAFHPAEGVADHSGTFNANPATMAGGIATLDALDEAAIAELNRLGERLRAGVGEVAADHDRPLQVTGDGSMFQLHLTDGTVTDWASSAAGTDAFEDLFLAMRNRGVFMAPRGMGNLSTPMAEGEIDTFLETLDAALDDLPEASS; encoded by the coding sequence ATGGACGATCATCTGGTTGAAACTTATCGGTCGTCGACTCCGAACTCCCGGAATCTGTACGAACGCGCGGCAGCGGTGATGCCAGGTGGCGACACGCGCTCGGTCACCTACCACGACCCGTATCCGTCGTTCGTCGAGTCGGGGTCCGGCTGTCGGCTCCGGACCGAGGACGGCGAGACGCTGCTCGATTTCCTCAACAACTACACGCAGTCCGTCCTCGGTCACGCGCCGCCGGCGGTCGTCGAGGCGGTCACGGAACGGTTCGAACGGGGCAACGGGTTCGGCGCGCCCACGGAGGAGGCCGTGACGCTGGCCGAACGCCTCGTGGATCGAGTCCCCTCGATCGAGCGGGTCCGGTTCGCGAACTCCGGGACCGAGGCGACGATGAACGCCATCCGCGGCGCGATGGCCCACACCGGCAAGGAGACCATCCTGAAGGTCGATGGGGGCTACCACGGCACCCACGACACGGTCGAAGTCGCCGTCGACGCCGCGGGCCGCGAACACCGCGGCATCCCGCGGGACGTCGAGAACCGCGTGCTGACGACGCCGTTCAACGATTCCGAGGCGCTCAAAGAGGTCTTCGCGACGGCCGGCGACGACCTTGCGTGTTTCATCCTCGAACCGCTCATGGGCGTGGCCGGCGGGCTTCCCGCCGACGAGTCGTTCCTCCGCACTGCGCGCGACCTCACCGAGGATCACGGGGTCCCCCTCGTCTTCGACGAGGTGATGACGTTCCGGCTCGCGTACGGCGGCGCCCAGGAGCGCTACGGCGTCACGCCGGATCTGACGGCACTGGGGAAGTTCATCGGCGGCGGTCTCCCCGTCGGAGCCTTCGGCGGACGGGCGGACATCATGTCCGCCTTCCACCCGGCGGAGGGAGTCGCAGACCACTCCGGGACGTTCAACGCGAACCCGGCGACGATGGCCGGGGGTATCGCGACCCTCGACGCGCTCGACGAGGCGGCCATCGCGGAGCTGAACCGGCTCGGCGAGCGGTTGCGTGCCGGGGTCGGGGAGGTCGCCGCCGACCACGACCGGCCGCTGCAGGTGACCGGTGACGGGTCGATGTTCCAGCTCCACCTCACGGACGGGACGGTGACCGACTGGGCGTCCTCGGCCGCCGGGACCGACGCCTTCGAGGACCTCTTTCTCGCCATGCGGAACCGCGGCGTCTTCATGGCGCCGCGCGGCATGGGGAACCTCTCGACGCCGATGGCGGAGGGAGAGATCGACACGTTCCTCGAAACGCTCGATGCCGCCCTCGACGACCTCCCGGAGGCATCGTCGTGA
- a CDS encoding M24 family metallopeptidase: MGEELHRRRAAGVPPGPPPAERARRLRTLREALRDRGLDGAVVYGSGPTHPDAVRYLSGYVHPFPRARSLLVVPASGPTVLVIDREWHREAARAMTWVDGVRAVPERDPDALSAAVEAALADCGLTDGRLGVVDGDLPAAVLEAVSTAGSGVDTAFVPELWWDLVAAPTDHDVRGIRSAAEAADAGLAALASACRPGRSEREVCFDVLAELAAAGAEFRHGAAVSTHVDVGAYARSESNLQPFVHTETPLDRGEMFWVDLIVCRDGYYVDCDRTVAIGEPSAAQRTIYEACEAMYEAMIEAVEPGVTGRAVWRAGHDVAAEYGYEDRLNGVYLGHTTGSTVSVPPFVAPDETRTLAAGQFLNVEPAIHVPGTGSACIENTLFVGSEGTTVLNDAPTDLIVA, from the coding sequence ATGGGGGAAGAACTCCACCGTCGACGGGCCGCGGGTGTCCCGCCGGGGCCGCCGCCGGCGGAGCGTGCCCGCCGACTGCGAACCCTCCGCGAGGCGCTCCGGGACCGCGGGCTCGACGGGGCCGTCGTCTACGGGAGCGGCCCGACACATCCCGACGCGGTCCGGTATCTCTCGGGATACGTTCACCCGTTCCCGCGGGCCCGCTCGCTGCTCGTCGTCCCCGCCTCGGGGCCGACGGTCCTGGTGATCGACCGCGAGTGGCACCGCGAGGCCGCGCGGGCCATGACGTGGGTCGACGGCGTGCGGGCGGTGCCGGAACGCGATCCCGATGCGCTGTCGGCAGCGGTCGAGGCCGCGCTCGCGGACTGTGGGCTGACCGACGGTCGGCTCGGGGTCGTCGACGGCGACCTCCCGGCGGCGGTGCTGGAGGCCGTCTCGACCGCCGGTTCGGGGGTGGACACCGCCTTCGTCCCGGAACTCTGGTGGGACCTCGTCGCCGCCCCGACGGACCACGACGTCCGCGGCATCCGAAGCGCGGCCGAGGCCGCCGACGCGGGTCTCGCGGCGCTCGCGTCGGCCTGTCGGCCCGGCCGGTCGGAGCGCGAGGTGTGTTTCGACGTCCTCGCCGAACTGGCGGCGGCGGGCGCGGAGTTCCGACACGGGGCCGCCGTCTCGACACACGTGGACGTGGGGGCGTACGCGCGCTCCGAGAGCAACCTCCAACCGTTCGTCCACACGGAGACGCCGCTCGACCGGGGGGAGATGTTCTGGGTCGACCTCATCGTCTGTCGCGACGGCTACTACGTCGACTGCGACCGAACCGTCGCCATCGGCGAACCGAGCGCGGCCCAGCGGACCATCTACGAGGCGTGCGAGGCCATGTACGAGGCGATGATCGAGGCGGTCGAACCGGGCGTGACCGGGCGGGCGGTTTGGCGCGCGGGCCACGACGTCGCGGCCGAGTACGGCTACGAGGACCGACTCAACGGCGTGTATCTGGGTCACACCACCGGATCGACGGTTTCGGTACCGCCGTTCGTGGCACCCGACGAGACGAGGACGCTCGCGGCGGGACAGTTCCTCAACGTCGAACCGGCGATCCACGTCCCGGGGACGGGGTCGGCGTGTATCGAGAACACGCTGTTCGTCGGGAGCGAGGGGACGACCGTCCTCAACGACGCGCCGACGGACCTGATCGTCGCGTGA
- a CDS encoding ABC transporter substrate-binding protein, translating to MKTLGGGIAATGLAGCLGGGGGGSTDTLRYLGWGGNTQDAAATAFEYWTEESGVEVEHQSAGGDSEFLSIIRENPGEIDLFMPTSFGVYTARQEDLLADINYDDLPNYQENIQQDWADRPYIDGDAVFRDALTQGYAYNTEETDREMSTWDDIKADEFEDSLGLRDQATSRVTNAAASLGMNINDVPGNSDAVEQVRQELGEQHENTFGYWGAGAESIRWLREGTATVAETWGGRTRALQEEGYEEIEYVIPEGGTSTITEDWAIPASSENQDLVHDLLNHVFQRDIIVELSDNVGYPVPVQDPPEVIRNLPDYTESPDDLMWVDWGTVDPAVSDWQQMFQEVKQG from the coding sequence TTGAAAACCCTCGGAGGGGGTATCGCGGCCACGGGACTCGCAGGGTGTCTCGGCGGCGGCGGCGGTGGGAGCACGGACACGCTCCGCTATCTCGGGTGGGGTGGCAACACCCAGGACGCCGCGGCGACGGCCTTCGAATACTGGACCGAGGAGAGCGGCGTCGAGGTCGAGCACCAGTCGGCGGGCGGCGACTCGGAGTTCCTCTCGATCATCCGGGAGAACCCCGGCGAGATCGACCTCTTCATGCCCACCTCGTTCGGCGTGTACACCGCTCGACAGGAGGACCTGTTGGCCGACATCAACTACGACGACCTGCCGAACTACCAGGAGAACATCCAGCAGGACTGGGCCGACCGTCCGTACATCGACGGCGACGCCGTCTTCCGTGACGCCCTCACGCAGGGATACGCGTACAACACGGAGGAGACCGACCGCGAGATGTCGACGTGGGACGACATCAAGGCCGACGAGTTCGAGGATTCCCTCGGGCTACGGGACCAGGCTACCTCCCGCGTGACGAACGCCGCGGCCTCCCTCGGCATGAACATCAACGACGTTCCCGGCAACTCGGACGCGGTCGAGCAGGTCCGCCAGGAACTCGGCGAACAGCACGAGAACACCTTCGGCTACTGGGGGGCCGGCGCCGAGAGCATCCGGTGGCTCCGCGAGGGGACCGCGACCGTCGCGGAGACGTGGGGTGGCCGCACCCGTGCGCTCCAAGAGGAGGGCTACGAGGAGATCGAGTACGTCATCCCCGAGGGCGGGACGTCGACCATCACCGAGGACTGGGCCATCCCGGCCTCCAGCGAGAATCAGGACCTCGTCCACGACCTCCTCAACCACGTCTTCCAGCGCGACATCATCGTCGAACTGTCGGACAACGTCGGCTACCCGGTCCCCGTCCAGGACCCGCCGGAGGTCATCCGTAACCTCCCGGACTACACCGAGAGCCCCGACGACCTGATGTGGGTCGACTGGGGCACCGTCGATCCGGCCGTCTCGGACTGGCAGCAGATGTTCCAGGAAGTCAAGCAGGGCTGA
- a CDS encoding aspartate aminotransferase family protein gives MASQDTERNEIERLDREYTLGTWTRQRDFDPTEIVDTEGPRIVTADGDSILDFSSQYVCTSLGYDADRIADAVDEQIREVPYVNPGWSTEPRARLSEKLAEITPGSLKKTFYSTSGTEANEVAMKMARAYTGKHKILSRYRSYHGATAASLSASGDPRRVAQGPEIQPEVPGMVKGPDPYAYGSSLDPEQSLEYIDEMLELEGDTVAGVLVEPLVGSNGVLTPPDDYLPRLQEIAHDHGALLICDEVMTGFGRTGEWFASGLYDAEPDIITMAKGLTGSYQPLAATTVSEEIAEHFEDNLLNQGHTFAGHPVACAAGAAAIETYEEEGLLENAREMGAYLKSELESLAERHPSVGERRGIGLHQGLELTRSEEKRVPFEERSDKVSGRTTVLDEVGAHALDNDVYFYTSVNTIVVTPPLTITEDDVDEAVAALDEALEISDAAMEE, from the coding sequence ATGGCAAGTCAGGATACTGAGCGGAACGAAATCGAGCGTCTCGACCGCGAGTACACGCTCGGGACGTGGACACGCCAGCGAGACTTCGACCCGACGGAGATCGTCGACACCGAGGGGCCGCGGATCGTCACGGCCGACGGCGATTCGATTCTGGATTTCAGCAGCCAGTACGTCTGTACGAGTCTCGGGTACGACGCCGACCGCATCGCCGACGCCGTCGACGAACAGATCCGCGAGGTACCGTACGTCAATCCCGGCTGGTCGACGGAGCCGCGGGCTCGCCTCTCGGAGAAACTGGCCGAGATCACGCCGGGGTCGCTGAAAAAGACCTTCTACTCGACCAGCGGCACCGAGGCCAACGAGGTAGCGATGAAGATGGCCAGAGCGTACACGGGCAAACACAAGATCCTCTCGCGGTACCGGTCGTACCACGGTGCGACCGCGGCCTCGCTGTCGGCCTCCGGGGACCCACGGAGGGTGGCGCAGGGACCGGAGATCCAGCCGGAGGTTCCCGGGATGGTCAAGGGCCCGGATCCGTACGCCTACGGGTCGAGCCTCGACCCCGAACAGAGCCTGGAGTACATCGACGAGATGCTGGAACTGGAGGGCGACACGGTCGCGGGGGTGCTCGTCGAGCCGCTCGTCGGGTCGAACGGCGTGTTGACTCCGCCGGACGACTACCTGCCCCGGCTCCAGGAGATCGCCCACGACCACGGGGCACTGTTGATCTGTGACGAGGTGATGACCGGCTTCGGCCGAACCGGCGAGTGGTTCGCTTCGGGGCTGTACGACGCGGAACCGGACATCATCACGATGGCGAAGGGTCTGACCGGGTCGTATCAGCCGCTGGCCGCGACGACGGTCTCCGAGGAGATCGCGGAACACTTCGAGGACAACCTCCTCAACCAGGGCCACACGTTCGCCGGCCACCCGGTCGCCTGTGCAGCTGGCGCGGCGGCTATCGAGACCTACGAGGAGGAGGGGCTGCTCGAGAACGCACGCGAGATGGGCGCGTACCTGAAATCCGAGCTCGAATCGCTGGCCGAGCGACATCCGAGCGTCGGGGAGCGGCGGGGGATCGGCCTCCACCAAGGGCTCGAACTCACGCGGAGCGAGGAGAAGCGCGTGCCGTTCGAGGAGCGAAGCGACAAGGTGTCGGGGCGGACGACCGTCCTCGACGAGGTGGGTGCTCACGCGCTCGACAACGACGTTTACTTCTACACGTCGGTCAACACCATCGTGGTCACGCCGCCGTTGACGATCACCGAGGACGACGTCGACGAGGCCGTCGCCGCGCTGGACGAGGCACTCGAGATCTCCGACGCCGCGATGGAGGAGTAG
- a CDS encoding branched-chain amino acid ABC transporter permease, with product MEFCRRLVATYLGLRILLNSYYGYVLLAIREDEDRTRMLGYDVRKLKLIAFSLTAGLAGFSGALHAAWGNFIDPTVMGLTAASVPIIWVTVGGRNTLIGPLVAAYALQSISTRLSTVGSGYTNIFLGAVFVLAVLFFPDGLVPAVVNRWQERTGGGRDIDPAGTTEAET from the coding sequence TTGGAATTTTGTAGACGACTCGTCGCGACGTATCTCGGACTCCGGATCCTCCTCAACTCCTACTACGGCTACGTCCTCCTTGCGATCCGGGAGGACGAGGACCGGACGCGGATGCTGGGGTACGACGTCCGGAAGTTGAAGCTGATCGCGTTCTCCCTGACCGCGGGACTCGCCGGCTTCTCCGGTGCTTTACACGCCGCGTGGGGCAACTTCATCGATCCGACGGTCATGGGGCTGACCGCCGCGTCGGTGCCGATCATCTGGGTCACGGTCGGGGGGCGCAACACCCTCATCGGCCCGCTGGTGGCCGCGTACGCCCTCCAGTCCATCTCGACGCGGCTGTCGACCGTCGGGAGCGGCTACACGAACATCTTCCTCGGTGCAGTGTTCGTCCTGGCCGTCCTGTTCTTCCCCGACGGCTTGGTGCCCGCCGTGGTGAATCGGTGGCAGGAACGAACCGGCGGCGGTCGCGACATCGATCCCGCCGGCACGACGGAGGCCGAAACATGA
- a CDS encoding ABC transporter ATP-binding protein produces MTARQDDDGAILRTDGLTKRFGGLTAVDDVSFSLPAGEIRCLIGPNGAGKSTFLKLVTGTHHPTEGTVHFDGEDVTDLKPHVRVRRGMSLKFQRISTYRELTVEQNLRVATQRIHDGPEATRRIDELLDTIGLSAHRQAIAGSLSHGDQQWLEIAMAMATDPKLLLLDEPTAGMTIEETRETGELIQDLVEEGMSILVVEHDINLVRQIADRVTVLNQGSVLMEGTVAEVTGNEDVKRVYLGKQAEGTA; encoded by the coding sequence ATGACTGCACGACAGGACGACGACGGAGCGATCCTCCGGACCGACGGATTGACGAAGCGCTTCGGCGGCCTCACGGCCGTCGACGACGTCTCCTTTAGCCTGCCCGCCGGCGAGATCCGGTGTCTCATCGGTCCGAACGGCGCGGGCAAGAGTACCTTCCTGAAACTGGTGACCGGAACCCACCACCCGACCGAAGGAACCGTCCACTTCGACGGCGAGGACGTCACCGATCTGAAACCGCACGTGCGCGTCCGGCGGGGGATGAGCCTCAAGTTCCAGCGGATCAGCACGTATCGGGAGCTGACGGTCGAGCAGAACCTCCGTGTGGCGACCCAGCGGATCCACGACGGCCCGGAGGCGACGCGGCGGATCGACGAGTTGCTCGACACCATCGGCCTCTCCGCCCACCGGCAGGCGATCGCTGGGAGCCTCTCGCACGGCGACCAGCAGTGGTTGGAGATCGCGATGGCGATGGCGACCGACCCCAAACTGCTCCTCCTCGACGAACCCACCGCTGGCATGACCATCGAGGAGACACGGGAGACGGGCGAACTGATCCAGGATCTCGTCGAGGAGGGGATGTCGATCCTGGTGGTCGAACACGACATCAACCTGGTCAGACAGATCGCCGACCGCGTCACCGTACTCAACCAGGGATCGGTCCTCATGGAGGGAACGGTCGCGGAGGTAACCGGCAACGAGGACGTCAAACGCGTCTACCTCGGCAAGCAGGCGGAGGGAACGGCATGA
- a CDS encoding ABC transporter ATP-binding protein, whose protein sequence is MSLLELDEVNAGYGRTPVLHDISMEIREGEVVSLIGRNGAGKSTLMKTIIGLLTPTSGDLLFKGESIVDDPAERRARRGIGYVPQDKEIFPRLTVHENLKVGRFVNEANDRSLFEEMYDYFPILDERRNQKAGTMSGGEQQMLAIARALVGAPDLLLLDEPSEGVQPTIIEEISDIVGEINRDMGTTVFFVEQNLDFTINTTERCYVIDTGELVNELPPDELRGSEVVQQHITV, encoded by the coding sequence ATGAGCCTGCTCGAACTCGATGAGGTGAACGCGGGGTACGGCCGGACGCCCGTGCTTCACGACATCTCGATGGAGATCCGCGAGGGCGAAGTCGTCTCCCTCATCGGACGCAACGGGGCCGGGAAGTCGACGCTGATGAAGACGATCATCGGGTTGTTGACGCCGACGAGCGGCGATCTGCTCTTCAAGGGTGAATCCATCGTCGACGACCCGGCGGAGCGTCGCGCCCGCCGGGGGATCGGATACGTGCCCCAGGACAAGGAGATATTCCCGCGCCTGACGGTACACGAGAACCTCAAGGTCGGCCGCTTCGTCAACGAGGCCAACGACCGGAGTCTCTTCGAGGAGATGTACGACTACTTCCCGATCCTGGACGAGCGCCGAAACCAGAAGGCGGGCACGATGAGCGGGGGCGAACAGCAGATGTTGGCCATCGCTCGGGCGCTCGTCGGCGCCCCCGACCTCCTCCTGCTCGACGAACCCTCCGAGGGCGTCCAGCCGACCATCATCGAGGAGATCAGCGACATCGTCGGGGAGATCAACCGGGACATGGGGACGACGGTCTTTTTCGTCGAGCAGAACCTCGATTTCACGATCAACACCACCGAGCGGTGTTACGTGATCGACACCGGCGAACTGGTCAACGAACTCCCCCCGGACGAACTCCGCGGCTCGGAGGTCGTCCAACAGCACATCACGGTGTGA
- a CDS encoding amidase — protein MTGDTYPNVHRPSPERVAAIADDLGLELNDEELADYLAVLDGALDDVRRVMELPSPEFPIHRRTHTDRPPGHAPSGEDDPFNVWITRCTVEGDDDGPLAGRTVGLKDNIALAAYPMTCGSRVLRDYVPRIDATVVTRLLDAGATVTGKLNMEAFAWSGSSDISDYGTVPNPHDPARLAGGSSSGSGAAVALGECDVALGGDQGGSIRIPASWCGVVGLKPTTGLVPYTGIFPLDPTIDHVGPMARSVEDVALATEVLAGEDVQNGVRMDARQPRGVSAAPYADALDEGVEDLTIGVLEEGFDWPAGDPRIDETVRGVIDDLAARGATVESVSVDFHREILTLLTPLEIQGGTRTMEEGGVGTHHTGWYWTDLVDAVESRTRSRTDELPPTAKGSLLVGTYLAETYGIEFYAKAKNLVLELERQLTAHLDRCDALVMPTIPMLPFERDDSLSRTERLGRIVENHRNTATFDHTHHPALTVPCGSVDGLPVGLQVVGSHFDEATLFTVGAAVERLTESPTLPVSPPAPDAADG, from the coding sequence ATGACCGGCGACACCTATCCGAACGTCCACCGGCCGTCGCCCGAACGGGTCGCGGCCATCGCCGACGACCTCGGCCTGGAACTGAACGACGAGGAACTGGCCGACTACCTCGCGGTCCTCGACGGCGCGCTCGACGACGTCCGGCGCGTGATGGAGCTTCCCTCGCCCGAGTTCCCGATCCACCGACGGACCCACACCGACCGACCGCCGGGGCACGCGCCGTCCGGCGAGGACGATCCCTTCAACGTCTGGATCACGCGGTGTACGGTCGAGGGCGACGACGACGGCCCGCTCGCGGGACGGACGGTCGGCCTGAAGGACAACATCGCCCTCGCGGCGTACCCGATGACTTGCGGCTCGCGGGTGCTCCGCGATTACGTCCCCCGGATCGACGCGACGGTCGTCACCCGTCTGTTGGACGCCGGCGCGACCGTCACCGGGAAGCTGAACATGGAGGCGTTCGCGTGGTCGGGCTCCAGCGACATCTCCGACTACGGGACCGTCCCCAACCCGCACGATCCGGCGCGACTGGCCGGCGGCTCCTCCAGCGGGAGCGGGGCGGCCGTCGCCCTCGGCGAGTGCGACGTCGCCCTCGGCGGCGACCAGGGCGGCTCGATCCGCATCCCCGCTTCGTGGTGTGGCGTGGTCGGACTCAAACCCACGACCGGACTCGTCCCCTACACCGGCATCTTCCCGCTCGATCCGACGATCGATCACGTCGGCCCGATGGCTCGGAGCGTCGAGGACGTCGCCCTCGCGACCGAGGTACTCGCCGGCGAGGACGTCCAGAACGGTGTGCGGATGGACGCCCGGCAGCCGCGCGGCGTCTCGGCGGCGCCGTACGCCGACGCCCTCGACGAGGGGGTCGAGGACCTGACCATCGGCGTCCTCGAAGAGGGGTTCGACTGGCCGGCGGGCGACCCCCGAATCGACGAGACAGTCCGTGGCGTGATCGACGACCTCGCCGCCCGCGGGGCCACGGTCGAGTCGGTGAGCGTCGACTTCCACCGCGAGATCCTCACGCTGCTGACGCCGCTGGAGATCCAGGGCGGCACCCGGACGATGGAGGAGGGTGGCGTCGGCACCCACCACACCGGCTGGTACTGGACGGACCTCGTCGACGCCGTCGAGTCCCGGACGCGGTCGCGGACCGACGAACTGCCCCCGACGGCCAAGGGGTCGCTGCTCGTCGGGACCTATCTCGCCGAGACGTACGGTATCGAGTTCTACGCGAAGGCGAAGAACCTCGTCCTCGAACTCGAACGGCAGCTGACGGCACATCTCGATCGCTGTGACGCGCTCGTGATGCCGACGATTCCGATGCTCCCCTTCGAACGCGACGACTCGCTGAGCCGCACCGAGCGCCTCGGCCGGATCGTCGAGAACCACCGCAACACCGCGACGTTCGATCACACCCACCACCCCGCGCTGACGGTGCCGTGTGGCAGCGTCGACGGCCTCCCGGTCGGGCTACAGGTCGTCGGCAGCCACTTCGACGAGGCGACCCTCTTTACCGTCGGCGCGGCGGTCGAACGGCTGACCGAGTCGCCGACCCTGCCGGTGTCGCCGCCCGCGCCCGACGCGGCGGACGGGTAG
- a CDS encoding SDR family oxidoreductase — MSLEDSATVVTGASSGIGEATAHELAGRGARVALAARSEERLAAIADDLEREYGAETLVVPTDVRDEAAVEELIETAVDAFGGLDVLVNNAGLGRGGEVADLSTEDYRAMMDTNVDGVFFATRAALPHLEATDGNLIFVGSFAGQYPRPGNPVYAATKWWVRGFAHGVEGQAGPDGVGVTVVNPTEVRTEFGAEEGDSFAERFEPGEVSEPEEIADAIGFAAAQDHSTVHEIDVYRRDKFEGW, encoded by the coding sequence ATGAGTCTCGAAGACAGCGCGACGGTCGTGACGGGAGCGAGCTCCGGCATCGGCGAGGCGACGGCCCACGAGTTGGCGGGCCGCGGGGCACGGGTTGCCCTCGCCGCGCGGAGCGAGGAGCGACTGGCGGCCATCGCCGACGACCTCGAACGGGAGTACGGCGCGGAGACCCTCGTCGTCCCGACGGACGTCCGCGACGAGGCGGCCGTCGAGGAGCTGATCGAGACGGCCGTCGACGCCTTCGGCGGGCTGGACGTCCTCGTCAACAACGCGGGACTCGGCCGGGGCGGCGAGGTGGCTGACCTCTCGACCGAGGACTACCGGGCGATGATGGACACGAACGTCGACGGCGTCTTCTTCGCGACGCGGGCCGCTTTGCCGCATCTCGAAGCGACGGACGGCAACCTGATCTTCGTGGGCAGTTTCGCCGGCCAGTACCCCCGCCCGGGGAACCCGGTGTACGCCGCGACGAAGTGGTGGGTGCGCGGGTTCGCCCACGGGGTCGAGGGACAGGCCGGGCCGGACGGCGTCGGCGTCACCGTCGTCAACCCAACCGAGGTCCGGACGGAGTTCGGCGCCGAGGAGGGCGACAGCTTCGCCGAACGGTTCGAGCCGGGCGAGGTGAGCGAACCCGAGGAGATCGCCGACGCCATCGGCTTCGCCGCCGCCCAGGACCACTCGACGGTCCACGAGATCGACGTCTACCGACGGGACAAGTTCGAGGGTTGGTAG